Genomic window (Rhizobium sp. ACO-34A):
CATGGCCCGCGCCATGATCAAGACGCCGAAGCTCTTCCTGTTCGATGAACCCCTGTCTAACCTCGACGCCAAGCTGCGCGAGAAGCTGCGGACCGAAATCCGCCGCATGCATCTCGATCTGAAGACCACCACCATCTTCGTGACGCACGACCAGCTCGAGGCGATGACCATTGCCGACCGCATCGTTCTCATGCGGGCGGGCGCGATCGAACAGCAGGGTGCGCCTTCGGAAATCTTCGACCGGCCGGCAACACGCTTCGTCGCCGACTTCATCGGCTCGCCGGCCATGAATTTCCGCGATTGCAGCGTCGCAATCGACGGTGACGAGGCGGAACTGACCTCGGGGTCGATCCGCCTGAAGGTGCCGGCGAAGGATTATCGCGAACTCGGTTCGGGGGCGAAGGTCGAGGTGGGCCTGCGTCCTTCCAAAATGGATATTGCCGCCGCAGGCGATGTGAACGTCATCAGCGGAACGGTGGTGCTCGTTGAAAACATGGGCAGCGAAGGACAGGTGATCGTCGATGTCGACGGCCGGGAGATGTCCTTCGTCACCAAGGCGTTCCGCACGCTTGAAGCCGGACAGCGGATCGATTTTTCGATCGATCCCGACAGCATTCACATTTTCTCGAAGGAAGACGGCCGCTCGCTTCTGCGCACTGCGGCCTGAACGTCTTCGACAGCAGGAGGGATCATGACATGACGAAAACCCGTTACGAAGAAAAGATGGAACGTATCCGTGCCGGCCGGTACGCGAAGGGTGATTTCATCATCGCCGACGCCAAGGACGCCGATCTTTCCGGCGGCATCCAGACGACCGGCCGTCGCAGGGACACCAGGGGCCGCGTGATCGGCGACCGCACCCGCGTCGAATTTCTCGCCGAAATCGAGGCGCTGGTGAAGCAGGATGTCGTGGACATCATGCTGGCTTCCACCTCCAATATCGAAAACCTGCAATCGCGCGGTGTGTTTTCCGGCTCGCGCATCATGCCGGCTTTCCGGGCCAATGACACGACCGATGTATGGGGCGTCATTCGTGGGGGCAACTATCGCGCGACGCAGTCCCTGCCCTACAGCGGTACGGACCTGACGCGGGCGCAGGCCGAGCTTTGCCTCTATTCGATGACCTTCAACAACAACACCGCGGCCGACACAGCAACGCTTGAGGCCTATCGCGATTTCCGCCCGAAGGCGCGGGCGGCCGGCAAGCAGCACTTCCTCGAAGTGTTCAACCCGAACATGCCGACCGGCTTCAGCGCCGCTGAAACAGGCATGTATGTCAACGACTGCATCGCCCGCACGCTTGCCAGCCTGACGGTGGACGAGCGGCCGGAATTCCTGAAGGTCGCCTATAACGGCCCCGCTGCTCTGGAGGAACTCGTGGCTCACGACAGTTCCGTCGTGATCGGCGTGCTCGGCGGTGGCACCGGCACGCATCGCGACACTTTCGAACTCGTCTGGCAGGCGGAAAAGTTCGGCGCCCGTCTTGCGCTTTTCGGCCGCAAGATCAACATGGCAGAGCATCAGCCCACCTTCATCAAATGGATGCGTGCCGTGGCGGATGGCGACGCCACGCCCGTTCAGGCCATTCGCGGCTACCACGGCGATCTCGCCAATCTCGGCCTTGCGGCGGACCGCTCTGTTGACGACGATCTGCTGATCACCGAAGAGGTGCTGATGACCGCCGCAGAGCGGTAAGAGGGTAACCGGGAAACATCCATGTACCGACCGCAACATCCGTCCAACAAGATCGTCGCCGAGGTGGCGTGGATGTACTACGTCAAGAACCTCAATCAGGGAGAGATTGCCGATGCGCTCTCCCTGTCGAGGCCGACCGTGATCAGCTACCTGAAGCTGGCCAAGGAGCGGAACATCGTCTGCATCCAGGTCGCTCCGGAGCATTACCGCATCAATGCCATGGCGGATGCGCTGACCGAGAAATATGGTCTGAAGAGCGTGCATGTCGTTCCCGATGACGGGATGCAGGGCGAAATACTGACGCGGGCTGTCTGCGAGGTCGCAGCGCACCATCTGCCGAATTTCCTCGAAAAGGGCGATGTACTCGGCGTTTCCTGGGGGCAGACCGTTTCCTTCGTCTCGGAATATGTGCCGCACTGGCCGATCGAGGAGCTGACGGTACGCCAGCTTCTCGGGTCCATCGCCAATCCGCTGCTCAGCACATCGGAGAGCTGTACCACCGAAATCGCCCGGCGCCTTGATGCCTACTGCATCAACTTCAATGCGCCGGCCGTCTGTTCCAGCTCGGCGCTGGCGTCAGCGCTGAAAGCGGAGCCGATCATCCGTGAGCAGCTCGATAATCTGCACAAGTGCAACAAGTCGATTTTCTCGCTTAGCCCCTGCACGCCGGATACTCATGTGGTGCAGTTCAAGATCGCGACCGTCGAGGAAATCGATGAATATCGGAACCGGGGCGCAGTCGGCATCATCGCCGGCCGGTTCATCGACGAGGCGGGGCAGGCGGTTCTCGGCGATCTCGATGAACGCATCATCGGCGCCGACCACGATCTCCTGCGCAAGATGGAAGGGCTGCTCGTGGTGAGCGGTGTCTTCAAGCTCGATGCGGCAAGGGCCGCGCTCCGTGGCGGCTTCGTCGATCATCTCGTCACGGATACGAAGATGGCGGAACTTCTCACTTCCACCGATTAGTCGTCTCAGGCCTGTTCCGCTCAGGCTTCCTGCGATGAAACCGGAACGATGACCAGATTGGCGCCGCTGTCGTAAAAGCGCTGGCGCTCCTCCATGTCCAGCCCGTCATCCGTAAGGATGGTTCCGACGCGGTCCATCGCGGTGATGCGGTAAAGGGCGCGGGCGCCGAAGCGGCTGGAATCGGCCATCAGCACCGTCGACGCCGCGGCATCCATCATGGCGCGTTTCGCCTGCACCAGATCCCATGAGGTATCGGAGGCGCATTCGCTATCTATGGCCTGCGAGCAGAGGAAAAGCCGGTCGCAGCGAAGGTCGCGGAGAAAGGAAAGTCCCGGTTCCCCGAGCAGTGTGAAGGCGCCTGGGCGGCAATGGCCACCGGGCACGATCAACCGGATGTGGTTCTTGTTGGCCAGCGTGCCGGCGACGAAGAGGTCGCTGGTGACGACGGTGAGCGGTATGGAGAGGCCGGCGACGACCTGTGCGAACTGGTGCAGGGTGGAACCGGTGTCGATGAGGATGCTCATATCCGGTTCGAGAAGCCCGGCCGCAGCTTCCGCGATGGCGCGCTTTTCCTCGACCGCGGTCTGGCGGGCCTGATCTGTGGTCGGTTCGAAGGCTGCGTTGCGGCGAATGCGGACCGCGCCGCCATGGGTGCGCCGGACAAGTCCCTGGCTGTCGAGCTGGTCGAGATCGCGGCGGATGGTCGAGACGGAAGCGCCCACCAGTCTGGCAAGCTCCTGATTGCTTGCGGCCACGCTGTGTTCGAACCAGTCGAGAATCTTCTGCCGCCGCTCGGCGGGCAGCATGTCTTCTGCGTTCTGGAATTCGGCCTCGTCAGTCATGGCATGTCTCCCCAATGGGGTCATGCCACCGTCCGGCGCGGATGGCAATGCGCTTGAAAAGGGAAACGGGCGAAGCCGAGGCTTCGCCCGTTTGAGATGGCCCGGAGAATTGGGGAAACCGGGCCATTGATTGCGATCAGATGTCGATCTTGACGTATTTCGCCTGGGCTTTGCCGACGCCGCGATAGGCCGTGACTTCGATTTCGACGCGGTATTCGCCGGCAAGCGGCGTTGCGGTGATCGTCGAGGCCGGGTCGATGCCGCGGAACTTCTCGCCGAGAACGGCCATGACGGCTTCCTTGTCTTCCGCATAGGGAATGGCGACGCGCGAACGCACGACATCGGCAAGGCTTGCATCGACGGAAGCGAGTGCGGCTTCAATGTTCTTGAAGCACTGCAGGGTCTGCTCGCGGGGATCGGGCGACATGACGCGGGTCTTGTAGTCGATGCCGGCGGTGTTGGCGACGAAGATCATGTCCCCGACCATGGTGATGCGGGAGTAGCTGGCCTTTTCCTCGTAAAGGCTGCTGGTCTTGATCTTGACGACCTCGAGTTCACTCATGCTCATTCCTCTTGTTTGCCGGCCTCTTGTTTTACCGGACAGTGAAAGTCATGCGTCCTTGCGCAGGCGCTTGAAGCGCTCCATGCGGAAGGGCGCGGGATCGACGCAGGGCTTGGCGCCGGTCACGATGTCGGCCATCAGTGCGCCGGCACCCGGACCGATGCCGAAGCCGTGGCCGGAAAAACCGGTCGCGAGATAGAAGCCGGGAACGGAGCCGACCGGCGCAATGACCGGCACGGCATCCGGGGTGACATCCATCAGGCCGGCCCACATCTGGGTGATCTTCGCGCCGCGGAAGACCGGGAAGGCATCGCGCAGATGGTTGACGCCGCCGTTGACGAACCGCATCGACGGATCCGGATCGAGAATGCGGACCTGTTCGAAGGGCGTTACTTCATCGCTTCTCCAGCTGCGGGCCATCGTCGCCTCGCGAATGAACTGGCCGCCGACACGAAGCGTCAGCTCTCTCCACGTCTTGATGAGGCTCGGAATGTAATCGCAGAACAGGCGGAAGCTGTCCGGCGTCAGCGGGGCAATGTTTGCGTTGCGCTGGGCAACCGTGAAACCGCCATCCATCCTTCTGCGGAAGGAGAAGTTGGCCGCACCCACGGGCATGTCCGAAACGCCTTCAACGGAGGAGACACGCGCCACGCTGCCCAGAACCTTCAGGACAGGAAGGTCGATGCCCATGTTGCCGGCAAAGAGCCGCGACCATGCGCCGCCCGCCAGCACGACGGACGAACAGCGGATCTCGCCGCGCTCGGTCACGACGCCGCTGACCCGGCCAGCCGACCGCTCGATGGAGCGAACGGCGCAGTTCGTGAGGATGTGCGCGCCCTTGGCTGCGGCTCCCCGCGCCATGGCCGGTACGGCGATGAACGGTTCCGCCTTGGCGTCGCTCGGGGTGTGAAGTGCCGCTCGGAATGGCTTTGCCATGCCGGGGATCAGCGTCTTCAGCGCCTCGCCGGTGACAAGCCGGGAATCGAGCCCAAGCGGGGTCGCGTGCCTCAACCAGTCCTCATAGGCGGCCACATCGGCGTCCGTATCGCAGAGATAGGCGATGCCTTGCTGACGGAAGCCGGTTTCGCCGTTCACGCGCTCGTTCATGCCGCGCCAGAGGCGCAGGCTTTCGATGGCAAGCGGCAGTTCCACCGGGTCACGGCCCATCTGGCGCACCCAGCCCCAGTTGCGCGAGGACTGTTCGGCCCCGATCAATCCTTTTTCGCAAAGGGCGACACTGACGCCACGTTCGACCAGTGAAAGCGCCGTCGCAACGCCGATGATGCCGCCGCCGATCACCACGACATCTACCTGCGCAGGCAGCTCCTGCGGTGTGACAACAACATCGGGAATAATTCTGGACACGTCGTGCTCCTGAAATCAAGCGCGTAGGAGGTTTTGCGCTTTGTTGGAATTTTATGGTCGTATATGGCGATTATTGCAAGTGATGAAATCACAATGTGGCACTTTTTGGAATATTTTGAACTCTATTTGACGTTTCTGTACCAGAAACGATCAGGCGCCGGACGTAATGCCGGCGCCCGACCGGTCAGGAGCGCCGCATCTCCCGGAAACGTGCAATCAACTGTTCGGTACGTTCGGGATTGGTGAACGCCGAAATGTCGCCGAACAGGAGGTCTGCCTCCTCAACCGTCATGAGGCCGCGAGCAACCGAGGCGTCCCTGATCGAAAGGTTGTGGGCTGCCGCATGCTTGGCGACCGCGGACGCGGTCGGGTAATCGTAGATCGATGCAAGCGCGGTGGAGAGCGCCAGCGAACCGGAGGCATCTGCAAGGCAGCGCGCGACATTGACCTCGATGCCGGCTACGCAGCCCTGGACGAAGAGCGGAATGGCGCGGCACATCAGTCGGACGGATTCACTTACGGCCTCGAGAATGATCGATTCCCAGACGTTGAGGTCCAGCTCGCCTTCCGCCGCCCGCGTCACTGTCGCGTCGTTCCCGATTACACGGAATGCGACCTGCATCATCATTTCCGGCATGACGGGATTGACCTTGCCGGGCATGATCGAGGATCCAGGCTGCACGGCCGGGAGCACGATTTCGGCAAGGCCGGCCCGGGGACCGGAAGACATCAGGCGCAGGTCGGCGGAAAATTTCGACAGCGTGACGGCGGTCGCCTTCAGCGCG
Coding sequences:
- a CDS encoding sugar ABC transporter ATP-binding protein, translated to MANIKCTKIRKSYGSHTVISDLNLDIADHEFVVFLGPSGCGKSTMLRMIAGLEEISDGTVSIGGRDVTHLPPGERGVAMVFQSYALYPHMSVFDNIAFGLRRQKVPAEEIRRRVEHVSNMLGLAQLLERKPKNLSGGQQQRVAMARAMIKTPKLFLFDEPLSNLDAKLREKLRTEIRRMHLDLKTTTIFVTHDQLEAMTIADRIVLMRAGAIEQQGAPSEIFDRPATRFVADFIGSPAMNFRDCSVAIDGDEAELTSGSIRLKVPAKDYRELGSGAKVEVGLRPSKMDIAAAGDVNVISGTVVLVENMGSEGQVIVDVDGREMSFVTKAFRTLEAGQRIDFSIDPDSIHIFSKEDGRSLLRTAA
- a CDS encoding DNA-binding transcriptional regulator, which produces MYRPQHPSNKIVAEVAWMYYVKNLNQGEIADALSLSRPTVISYLKLAKERNIVCIQVAPEHYRINAMADALTEKYGLKSVHVVPDDGMQGEILTRAVCEVAAHHLPNFLEKGDVLGVSWGQTVSFVSEYVPHWPIEELTVRQLLGSIANPLLSTSESCTTEIARRLDAYCINFNAPAVCSSSALASALKAEPIIREQLDNLHKCNKSIFSLSPCTPDTHVVQFKIATVEEIDEYRNRGAVGIIAGRFIDEAGQAVLGDLDERIIGADHDLLRKMEGLLVVSGVFKLDAARAALRGGFVDHLVTDTKMAELLTSTD
- a CDS encoding transcriptional regulator of sugar metabolism, whose amino-acid sequence is MTDEAEFQNAEDMLPAERRQKILDWFEHSVAASNQELARLVGASVSTIRRDLDQLDSQGLVRRTHGGAVRIRRNAAFEPTTDQARQTAVEEKRAIAEAAAGLLEPDMSILIDTGSTLHQFAQVVAGLSIPLTVVTSDLFVAGTLANKNHIRLIVPGGHCRPGAFTLLGEPGLSFLRDLRCDRLFLCSQAIDSECASDTSWDLVQAKRAMMDAAASTVLMADSSRFGARALYRITAMDRVGTILTDDGLDMEERQRFYDSGANLVIVPVSSQEA
- a CDS encoding D-amino-acid oxidase translates to MSRIIPDVVVTPQELPAQVDVVVIGGGIIGVATALSLVERGVSVALCEKGLIGAEQSSRNWGWVRQMGRDPVELPLAIESLRLWRGMNERVNGETGFRQQGIAYLCDTDADVAAYEDWLRHATPLGLDSRLVTGEALKTLIPGMAKPFRAALHTPSDAKAEPFIAVPAMARGAAAKGAHILTNCAVRSIERSAGRVSGVVTERGEIRCSSVVLAGGAWSRLFAGNMGIDLPVLKVLGSVARVSSVEGVSDMPVGAANFSFRRRMDGGFTVAQRNANIAPLTPDSFRLFCDYIPSLIKTWRELTLRVGGQFIREATMARSWRSDEVTPFEQVRILDPDPSMRFVNGGVNHLRDAFPVFRGAKITQMWAGLMDVTPDAVPVIAPVGSVPGFYLATGFSGHGFGIGPGAGALMADIVTGAKPCVDPAPFRMERFKRLRKDA